GGTATAGGTAAGACCTCTGGCAGAGGTGGTAAAGGACAGACTGTCAGGGGTAGGGGTAAAGTTGCACCATACTTTGAAGGAGGTCAAACGCCACTATACAGAAGAATACCAAAAAGAGGATTTAACTCAAAGTTTAAAGTAGAGTATGATATTGTAAATGTTGAAAGACTGAATGTTTTCTCCGATGGAGATGAAGTGAATGTTGAGACATTGAAAATGAAAGGACTTGTAAAGGGTAAGAAACCTGTCAAAATTCTAGGGAATGGAGAACTGAAAGTAAAGAAACTCATCGTTAAGGTCAATAAAGTGTCTGCTTCAGCAAAGGAAAAGTTGGAGAAAAACGGTTGTGTAATAAACCTAGTTTAGAGTTTTCTAGAACATTTCTAAATTCTTGTTGGGATTTGTTGTTTTTGAACCTCTGATTTTTGCGAGTGTGTTAAAATATCATCAAAAATACAGATGTGTATCATAGGTATCTTGGGCAAGATACAGAGAATTTTGATAGTGTTGTAGTTTCTTCAGAACTATTTGATAAGGTAGTTGAGAAGCACTCGGTTGATGACCTTGAGTTTATAACCTACAGTCTAATTATTGACGGTGGAACTAGAGATTTGTTGAGACACAACAACAGTCTTCCAGTTGCAGTAATGGATAAGATACTCAATAGGGGCGTATATACTCTGTTTTCTAGAAAAGTTGAGAATGCTATCAAGAGTGATATTATTAATAACCTTAAAGACCTAGGTCTTGAGAAGGCTAAAGAAATGATATTACAGTCAAGCAAGGATGATTATTATAGAAATCAAAAGTTTGTTGGTACGAACTAAAAGATAAGGCTTTGACAACGAAGAGTCTAATATCATCAATAATAGAGATAAACTCAACCCTCTTGAGTATAAAAGATACCTACGAGGAAATTTTAGATGAATTGGAGGACAGTAATTCTGAAATCAAGGATAACACTAAAAACGCAATGAATACAGTTAATAAGATTGAGCAAAACCTAGAACAGACTAAAATGGATGTTAATTACTTAAAGAATGAACTCATTAGGTTGGAAACAAAGATCGGAGATGTAGAAAAGAGTATGATGTTAAACCAAAATTCTTTGATAAATACACTTGAAAATTTGTCAGAACAACTTGATGATATAAGAAGAGCCCAGAGAGTTACTTCTATTACTCTTACGATTGTACTGGTTTTAGTTTTCCTAGCACTAGGATTAGTGATAACTCTTCTACTGATTTAGTGTTTATAGTGCTTGTAGAAGTAGTTGAATATCTTTCAAAAATTAAGTTTGTAAATTACAATCTACATTTTTACTTTACAACAACCTTCCTGACAATATTCTTGTCACCTTTTCTGAATACTATGAATAGTATGGATGAGTTTTTGTAGGTTTGTGGTATCAAATACTTTCTTCCGTTTTCTTCTTGACCTAGAGTGAAGGGTATTCTGTTGTAGTCTTTGTCAAGTATTTCAACATTGTCATAGTCTCCTTCTATGAATATCTTATCACCTTTGTTTGCGAAGGTTGGATATACTACAATTTCATCTCTTCTCTGTGTAGTGATTTCTAGAACTTCTGAAAACGAGTTACCAACTTCGTCTTCTATCGTAAATAGAAGTTCTATTTTGTCCTCATTACCTGTGTAGAAGGAGACAGTGCCATCAGGTGATACAGTAGTTGGAATATTCCCAACAACAGATAATCTTACTTTTCTACCATAACCAGATTTTACTTCAAACCTTACAG
This is a stretch of genomic DNA from Spirochaetota bacterium. It encodes these proteins:
- the rplO gene encoding 50S ribosomal protein L15; protein product: MIRLKRPKYVKKPVRKGIGIGSGIGKTSGRGGKGQTVRGRGKVAPYFEGGQTPLYRRIPKRGFNSKFKVEYDIVNVERLNVFSDGDEVNVETLKMKGLVKGKKPVKILGNGELKVKKLIVKVNKVSASAKEKLEKNGCVINLV